DNA from Rosa rugosa chromosome 6, drRosRugo1.1, whole genome shotgun sequence:
TGGGTTGGCGGGTGGCGATGGTTGGAGGCCTTGTGGGTACGAGATCTGAAACTGGGTTATTTGTTCTCATTTCGGTGTGTTCTTATCGAATGTAATGGGGAGACCCCCTACATGTATACTGGCAATTTTAGTATGTTGTGTTGGAAGTGGTCAGTCTCTTCTTGATGTTGGTTGTAAGGATGTATCGGGACTCCTGAGATAAGTTGATTGTCTATAGCCCGGATGAGAGGGTAATTCATGTGGCTAGAGTTGAGCCTCTATCGACTCATGATATCTGTAACCACCGGTTCTACATTAGGGATATGAGTAGGTCATCTTTTCTAGTTGGAGTAGTTAAGATTTTACATAGTCATCTCCATTGTTGTAATATATTAGATCAATGaaatttcttctcttctcttatcttctcaaaaaaaataaaataaaataaaatagaaggaTTAACTGCCAGCAAGCATAGCCCAACTAGAAGGCAGAAATTATTACAAAATTATAAGAGGTACTGCATCATATATAACATACATACAATCCAGACTGAAGAGTACAGTAGTCCATATATGGTTTAAGTAGTAGTGGTGGGGATCAGAGCCTGAAAGCCATGTCGAAGAGTAGCTTGCCAAACTTTGTCAATATCGGACATGGTATAACCACACTCATGGTCATTCCAACCTTCCAATGCATGTACTATCCCAGCTATACGCCACGCACTCATCACCCTCCTTAGCAACCAGTTCTGAATTTCACCAAATAACAATCACTTATATACCTCAGAAATTTGATGTGGAACTATATTCGAAAGGTTATTAGTTACTTAATTACCTCACAAGAGTAAACATTCTCAAGAGACTTGGGGATCTTCATGGCTGGAGTACAATGATAGTAACAGTCTTTTCGCAACTTTTTTGGTGGGAATTGGTAGAAGGGAACAAATATTGTTCCTTTCGGTGCACTCAACTGTTCTTGCTCCCTTAATCCGTTTCCCACTAACCAAATCTACATATTAATTACTAGTTTATATTTGTTAAATTAAGTTCGAATCTGTGTACCACTAGTGTGTTCAATCAACATTCGATTTAATATTAATAACCAAATAAACAAGACCTTGTATATCATTATTACCTTGTGAGCATAGGTTTTTTCGAAGACCAACCGGCATTCAGATTCACTTAATGATTTAGTGAGCTCCCAGTACTCGTCCTGGTGTAATGTAGCAACCTGATATATGGGAATAAGATGCATGCTTCTTATTTGCAGGCATATGCATGTGACGTCGATTATATATGACAATAATTGATAtagagacacacacacatatactcctttcaaaaataaaatacacacacacacacacctttATACCCCTCTGGATCAAACCAAAGGCAATGGCAACAGCAACCTTTGTGAGTTTGCCTCTAAGAAGAACTTGGGTTGTCTCTTTTGGAATACTGTTTAGTATCACAGCCACAACCAGGCTACTGCCATCAACCATCCTAATTTTCAGCTGTGGATGCCTGCTGACATATAAACCACCATATCTATTCAGCTCCTCGCTCtgcaaataataaaaatttgTACCAGTCATAAAGAGAAAGAGCAATCAATACTAAATCCCTAAAACCACCACATAGTACAATAAGATCCAATATAAATAATACATCAGTTGTATGCACAAGGCGGTGTATTCTACTAGATGCACGATACATCCATATTTCACAGATGAATAAATGGTCATCACTTGGTGATCAATAGATTCATCGTCACTCTTCCTTGATGTCAATATTAAGAGTTGAGATTTAATAGATATTTTTGATAGGTTTAATTTTAATCCTTAATAGTTAACACTGCGTGCTCGGAATTCCTTTTTTACTAGGTGATCGACTAGATGATCACCAAcgtactttctctctctctctctctatacacacacacacacacacacacacacacacacacacacacacacacacacacacacacacatatatatatatatatagccacgCGTGCACACACATattaggacttaaaaactgaacggtcgagatgtgaatatgcgatCTAAAAGTGGGTCTATcataaacccccccccccccccccccccaccggAAATCAttagatattaatatctaaTGACCTCCTTAGCAGAGAAAAGTTGTGTGtaatatatataaaatgaaaatgaaaagaaaaaatatgtgtacggctaaaaagaaaaagaaaaatatatatttatggattttagtcccccatacttagtgattttggagtctgctttgaattgaaggcccactacagaaaaatttggcctttgtccatttcactagagttcaagggaaatttacaatgaagattgggcccaacatgaagacatttggcccttttatgttacctctaggggaaagtgacgtttttgcaatgccttgatGGATGTCTTGAGGTCTTTACatttacatgagctctgctaggtttttaggacactttgataaatccttaccttcatttctttaaaccttgagccttggccacATTACGATCCCTATTCAAAAATTGacacgctttgagcaagcgcataatttaaccctgaaatatcgttagtagtataagcaaatagggatcgttctattccggggattgagggtacacctgtcattgtcaaacaattaaacaattaaaattaaaaggaaaaaattctgtttactaccctgtactttcaagggttcgtcagttcagtccctgcacttctaatttaatcagaaaagtcctcacactctccaatttcataaATTCGATCCATTTCCTcacaattccgtcaatttccTCTGTTTAGGTGCTGACGTGTCCGGACGCCGTCTGATGTGTCAGATTTGTGGGACCTTCCCACATGCAAAATTCCCAAGCTATCCCTTCAATCTCCCTCCCCTCTCagagctcttcttcttcttcttcttcttctcagctCTTGGTTATGGCTCCTCACTTCCTCCACCAATCAACATGGccggagaagatgaagagagacTGATAAACAAGAGGGGTGTTGGGTATGGGTTCATTCTTCAACCTCTCATCAGTGTCCTCCCTCGCGGCCAAAGATCATGCTCACAGCAAACCCAGAAAATTTAACCTAATTTGGTTGAGATGAGTCCTCTAGATTCAAGTAAGATGCAGAAAAACCAAATCTgaacaaaattcaaatcaagATGCATATAAATCCAAcatgaaaatcaaaaccaaatatATAGATCTCTtcccaaatcaaaatttcattcttCTACAAAATTTCATTCTTCCCAAATCCAAATCGGAAGCTCATTACCAACCACACCCAGCCCACTACCGAC
Protein-coding regions in this window:
- the LOC133713596 gene encoding protein CER1-like 1, with translation MVDGSSLVVAVILNSIPKETTQVLLRGKLTKVAVAIAFGLIQRGIKVATLHQDEYWELTKSLSESECRLVFEKTYAHKIWLVGNGLREQEQLSAPKGTIFVPFYQFPPKKLRKDCYYHCTPAMKIPKSLENVYSCENWLLRRVMSAWRIAGIVHALEGWNDHECGYTMSDIDKVWQATLRHGFQALIPTTTT